One genomic region from Arthrobacter pigmenti encodes:
- a CDS encoding response regulator transcription factor, whose translation MPHKILVVDDDADIRDLVSTKLESSGYEVETAGDGVSGFELASRNTYNLVISDVMMPGMSGVDMVRMMRAANPPISVPVILLTAKNQERDIESGFAAGVTDYVVKPFSPRELAARVAGILAR comes from the coding sequence ATGCCACACAAGATCCTGGTGGTCGATGATGACGCCGACATCCGCGACCTGGTCTCAACCAAGCTGGAGTCCAGCGGGTATGAGGTGGAGACTGCAGGCGACGGCGTTTCCGGTTTCGAGCTTGCCTCCCGGAATACCTACAACCTGGTGATCTCGGACGTCATGATGCCCGGCATGTCTGGAGTGGACATGGTTCGGATGATGCGCGCTGCCAACCCACCCATTTCCGTGCCGGTGATCCTCCTGACCGCAAAGAACCAGGAGCGCGACATCGAGAGCGGCTTCGCGGCGGGTGTTACCGATTACGTGGTGAAACCGTTCAGTCCGCGCGAGCTCGCGGCCCGGGTTGCCGGAATCCTGGCCCGCTAG
- a CDS encoding HEAT repeat domain-containing protein codes for MLVSWDVLAMAIVILAIACVTALAAVVVVKGARHRRERRRAAYDAAVRKQVVKLAIAEDEELDALIGSLVAASGPVGAHVEETLLRMIPEVRGEVREAMVQVLAGRGLLEKSREQITSSSAVKRSKAAELLGILGGADVVDPLTAALKDKSLEVRLVAARALGVAARPEAGGHLVDALALGSGIPHSVAATALLNLPEQDPAVFIEGLRDPDPGIRYGSAAVVGLLLMSEAADALFECLMAEPDREDASDVVIAACARSLGRLGYKPATHVLADLSRSPVVSPSVRQAAGQALKVMPGAEAREVRKRVAQSADADVRRILVDW; via the coding sequence GTGCTGGTCTCCTGGGACGTCCTGGCCATGGCCATCGTCATTCTCGCGATCGCGTGCGTGACCGCGCTGGCCGCCGTCGTCGTTGTTAAGGGTGCGCGCCACCGTCGCGAGCGCCGGCGAGCCGCCTATGATGCCGCGGTTCGCAAGCAGGTGGTGAAGCTCGCCATCGCTGAGGATGAGGAACTGGACGCGCTGATTGGCAGTCTCGTTGCGGCATCCGGCCCCGTTGGCGCGCACGTCGAGGAGACCCTCCTGCGGATGATCCCGGAGGTCCGCGGCGAAGTGCGTGAGGCCATGGTCCAGGTGCTGGCCGGGCGTGGCCTGCTGGAGAAGTCCCGCGAACAGATCACCTCATCGAGCGCGGTGAAGCGGTCGAAGGCGGCTGAGCTCCTCGGGATTCTTGGGGGAGCGGACGTTGTCGATCCGCTGACTGCAGCGCTGAAGGACAAGAGCCTTGAGGTGCGGCTGGTTGCGGCTCGTGCGCTGGGTGTCGCGGCCCGTCCTGAGGCCGGCGGTCACCTGGTCGACGCGCTGGCTCTGGGCAGCGGAATACCGCACTCAGTCGCGGCAACCGCGCTGCTCAACCTCCCGGAGCAGGACCCTGCGGTGTTCATCGAGGGGCTCCGTGATCCGGACCCGGGTATCCGCTACGGGTCCGCCGCAGTGGTGGGGCTGCTGCTCATGTCCGAGGCCGCGGATGCCCTGTTCGAGTGCCTGATGGCGGAACCGGATCGTGAGGACGCGTCCGACGTCGTTATTGCAGCGTGTGCACGATCGCTGGGAAGGCTGGGCTACAAGCCCGCTACGCACGTCCTGGCGGACCTGTCCCGCTCACCGGTTGTCTCGCCGTCGGTCCGGCAGGCCGCGGGCCAGGCGCTCAAAGTCATGCCGGGGGCTGAGGCGCGCGAGGTGCGGAAACGGGTTGCGCAGAGCGCCGACGCGGACGTCCGGCGAATCCTGGTGGACTGGTAG
- a CDS encoding glycosyltransferase, which yields MEAIIEGLRTGVEWVFEVTAYPILAYFLVINTSLLLLILFASVNFTAHLRRQSFAGARTTAASPLSPGISVIIPAYNESTVIATSVRSVLDLRYPDHEVVIVNDGSTDDTLQILIDSYGLVEDPRDVLIKVPVRGQVRAVYRARDAALPIVVIDTENSGRSDSLNMGLNAASKDLVVMVDADSLLDPDSLLVVSKPFTDDPERVIATGGVVRVANGCEVVGGRVVNVKMPRNYFARIQIVEYLRSFLLGRAGWSQLNSLILISGAFGMFRRDLVIEAGGLDADCIGEDFELVMRLHRRMRLAKKKYRVVFIAEPVCWTEVPSTAAVLARQRRRWHRGLWEVLTKYRGMTFNPRYGSIGMVALPYYWIFELIAPAIELFGIIIVPLGLLLGVVNVPYALAFIAVAYLYAIFVSLMALLVEEASFHRYNRWQDLWVALLVSVQENLGYRQLTAVWRIQGWWAALRGKKQVWGTMTRTGFESASK from the coding sequence GTGGAAGCGATTATCGAGGGGTTGAGGACCGGCGTTGAGTGGGTCTTCGAGGTAACTGCCTACCCGATCCTCGCCTATTTCCTTGTCATCAACACTTCGCTGCTGCTGCTGATCCTCTTCGCGAGCGTGAACTTCACCGCGCACTTGCGGCGCCAGTCGTTCGCGGGTGCTCGCACCACCGCCGCGTCGCCGCTCAGTCCCGGCATTTCGGTGATCATCCCGGCGTACAACGAGAGCACGGTCATCGCTACCTCTGTACGTTCGGTGCTGGACCTGCGGTACCCGGACCACGAGGTGGTGATCGTCAACGACGGCAGCACGGATGACACGCTGCAGATCCTCATCGACTCGTACGGGCTCGTCGAAGACCCGCGCGACGTGCTCATCAAGGTGCCCGTCCGGGGGCAGGTACGCGCGGTGTACCGTGCGCGCGATGCGGCGCTGCCCATAGTGGTCATTGACACCGAGAATTCCGGCCGGTCCGACTCCCTGAACATGGGCCTCAACGCCGCATCCAAGGACCTGGTGGTGATGGTCGACGCCGACAGCCTCCTAGATCCCGATTCCCTCCTGGTGGTGTCCAAGCCATTCACCGACGATCCAGAGCGCGTGATCGCAACCGGCGGCGTGGTGCGGGTGGCCAACGGGTGCGAAGTTGTCGGCGGCCGGGTTGTGAACGTAAAGATGCCCCGGAACTACTTCGCGCGGATCCAGATCGTTGAGTACCTGCGCTCTTTCCTGCTGGGGCGTGCCGGCTGGTCGCAGCTGAACTCGCTCATCCTGATCTCCGGTGCCTTCGGGATGTTCCGGCGGGACCTCGTTATCGAAGCGGGCGGCCTGGACGCGGACTGCATTGGCGAAGACTTCGAACTGGTCATGCGGCTCCACCGCAGGATGCGGCTGGCAAAGAAGAAGTACCGCGTGGTCTTCATCGCCGAACCGGTGTGCTGGACCGAGGTGCCGTCCACGGCAGCCGTCCTGGCGCGCCAGCGACGGCGCTGGCACCGCGGACTGTGGGAAGTGCTCACCAAGTACCGGGGCATGACCTTCAACCCACGCTACGGTTCCATCGGCATGGTGGCGCTGCCGTACTACTGGATCTTCGAACTCATTGCCCCGGCGATCGAGCTTTTCGGCATCATCATCGTCCCGCTCGGCCTTCTGCTCGGAGTGGTCAACGTTCCCTATGCGCTCGCGTTCATTGCAGTCGCTTACCTCTACGCGATCTTCGTTTCCCTCATGGCCCTGCTGGTGGAAGAAGCGTCCTTCCATCGATACAACCGCTGGCAGGATTTGTGGGTGGCACTTCTCGTGTCAGTCCAGGAGAACCTCGGCTACCGCCAGCTCACCGCGGTGTGGCGAATTCAAGGCTGGTGGGCGGCTTTACGTGGGAAGAAGCAGGTGTGGGGAACCATGACGCGTACGGGATTCGAGAGTGCGTCGAAGTAG
- a CDS encoding VOC family protein, which translates to MTIPISSYAHVRLTVTDIDVSRTFYDALFGLPVAFEVPEDADDATREQLDFLYGGVIYKLGNSLLGLRPVADDNFNENRVGLDHVSFNVANRQELDAAAALLDSLDISHPDVKDIGAGYILEFRDPDNIALELFAAKA; encoded by the coding sequence ATGACAATCCCTATCAGCTCCTACGCCCACGTTCGCCTTACGGTTACCGACATCGACGTCTCTCGAACATTTTATGACGCACTGTTCGGTCTTCCCGTCGCCTTCGAAGTACCCGAGGACGCTGACGACGCAACTCGCGAGCAGCTCGACTTCCTGTACGGCGGGGTCATCTACAAGCTCGGGAATTCACTCCTTGGACTACGCCCCGTCGCTGACGACAATTTCAATGAGAACCGGGTGGGTCTCGACCACGTCTCCTTCAACGTCGCCAATCGTCAGGAACTCGACGCCGCCGCGGCCTTGCTCGATTCGCTTGATATTTCACATCCCGACGTCAAGGACATCGGAGCGGGCTACATCCTGGAGTTTCGTGACCCGGACAACATAGCTCTCGAACTCTTCGCTGCTAAAGCCTGA
- a CDS encoding DUF5996 family protein: protein MSAQQPRTSTAWPALRVDDWTETRDTLHMWTQIVGKIRLAHAPLFNHWWQVTLYVSPRGLTTAAIPYQDRNFDIEFDFCDHRLRIRSSDGDTRDFELKPMTVADFHAQIMAALSELGINPQIQARPNEVDPAIPFAEDTQHASYDPDAANLFWRQLIQADRVIGQFRSHFIGKVSPVHFFWGAMDLACTRFSGREAPTHPGGTPNCADWVMEEGYSHELSSCGFWPGGGEEGAFYAYAYPEPDGFADSAVRPDEAFYSTENGQFLLPYEAVRTAADPDQTLLEFLHTTYEAAAANGHWDRTALEVDPRRRARHQQEGSNR from the coding sequence GTGAGCGCCCAGCAACCCCGAACCAGCACGGCGTGGCCCGCCCTGCGCGTCGATGACTGGACCGAAACGCGGGACACCCTGCACATGTGGACCCAGATCGTCGGTAAGATCCGGCTGGCACACGCCCCACTGTTCAACCACTGGTGGCAGGTCACCCTCTACGTCAGTCCCCGCGGCCTGACCACTGCAGCCATTCCGTACCAGGATCGGAACTTCGATATCGAGTTCGACTTCTGCGACCACCGGCTGCGAATCCGCAGCAGCGACGGCGATACCCGGGACTTCGAGCTGAAACCCATGACGGTGGCCGACTTCCATGCCCAGATCATGGCAGCACTCAGCGAGTTGGGAATCAATCCACAGATCCAGGCACGCCCGAACGAGGTCGATCCCGCAATCCCGTTCGCCGAGGACACTCAGCACGCCTCCTACGACCCGGACGCCGCAAACCTGTTCTGGCGCCAACTCATCCAGGCAGACCGGGTCATAGGACAGTTCCGCTCACACTTCATCGGCAAGGTCAGCCCAGTGCATTTCTTCTGGGGAGCCATGGACCTTGCCTGCACCCGGTTCTCCGGCCGGGAAGCCCCCACCCATCCCGGCGGTACACCAAACTGTGCCGACTGGGTGATGGAGGAAGGCTACTCCCATGAACTGAGCAGCTGCGGCTTCTGGCCCGGCGGCGGCGAAGAGGGCGCGTTCTACGCCTACGCCTACCCCGAACCGGACGGCTTCGCCGATTCCGCGGTCCGACCGGACGAGGCCTTCTACAGCACCGAGAACGGCCAATTCCTACTCCCCTACGAAGCAGTACGCACAGCCGCCGACCCCGACCAAACCCTGCTGGAATTCCTGCACACCACATATGAAGCAGCGGCGGCCAACGGTCACTGGGACAGAACGGCACTGGAAGTCGACCCGAGACGGCGGGCACGGCACCAACAGGAGGGCAGCAACCGGTGA
- a CDS encoding glutaminase: MRSPVPDYLSEVLHTCFGDTSGHTAGYIPELAAADPDLFGLALSTVDGSVYCAGDAGVEFTIQSISKPFIYALAIKEHGLESVLQKVGVEPSGEAFNELSLERESKRPLNPMINAGAITAHTLIAGQGDDGARRDAVILDGLSAFAGRSLTVNESVLGSEMGTAHRNLAIAHMLRSHGIIDQEPAEVVRGYTRQCSINVTARDLALMAATLANGGVQPLTGEQVLTAGVVRQVLAVMTTCGMYDAAGDWVTTVGIPAKSGVAGGIIGALPGQVGLAAFSPRLDHHGNSVRGIKACERLSQDMGLHLMEVPQPARAVIRQARRIETDGGARFSLYELQGSIQFAAAERIIRTLAEEPDHETGVVFDLSRVHQLNDVGRRMLLEAISRLTLDGHQVTLIDPETVLNYPDAGGGTHPDVVTTLEDLTNRRP, from the coding sequence ATGCGGTCTCCGGTGCCCGATTATCTCAGTGAAGTCCTCCACACCTGCTTCGGGGACACGTCCGGGCACACGGCCGGTTATATTCCCGAGCTTGCCGCCGCTGACCCTGACCTATTCGGTCTGGCCCTGTCCACGGTGGACGGGTCGGTCTACTGTGCAGGCGACGCCGGAGTCGAGTTCACGATCCAATCCATCTCCAAACCGTTCATTTACGCACTGGCCATCAAAGAGCACGGCCTTGAATCGGTCCTGCAGAAGGTGGGCGTGGAGCCATCAGGTGAGGCGTTCAACGAACTCTCGTTGGAGCGTGAGTCGAAACGACCGCTGAACCCGATGATCAACGCCGGTGCCATTACAGCCCACACGCTCATCGCAGGGCAGGGCGACGACGGCGCGCGAAGAGACGCTGTAATCCTCGATGGCCTGTCGGCTTTCGCTGGCCGGTCATTGACAGTCAACGAGTCGGTGCTCGGGTCCGAGATGGGCACCGCGCACCGCAATCTGGCGATCGCCCACATGCTGCGCAGCCACGGGATCATCGATCAGGAACCAGCCGAAGTGGTACGCGGCTATACGCGGCAATGCTCGATCAACGTCACAGCCAGAGACCTCGCCCTGATGGCGGCGACTCTGGCCAATGGAGGCGTGCAACCCCTCACGGGAGAACAGGTACTGACTGCCGGCGTGGTGCGTCAGGTACTGGCCGTGATGACCACCTGTGGCATGTATGACGCGGCCGGTGACTGGGTGACCACCGTGGGAATTCCGGCTAAGAGCGGCGTCGCAGGCGGGATCATCGGGGCGCTCCCCGGACAGGTCGGGCTGGCGGCGTTCTCGCCCCGGCTGGATCACCACGGCAACAGCGTGCGCGGTATCAAGGCGTGCGAACGATTGTCCCAGGACATGGGTTTGCACTTGATGGAGGTGCCGCAACCGGCCCGTGCCGTCATCCGGCAAGCACGAAGAATCGAAACCGACGGCGGGGCCCGGTTCAGCCTCTACGAGTTGCAAGGCTCTATCCAGTTCGCGGCCGCGGAGCGCATTATCCGCACCCTGGCAGAGGAACCGGACCACGAAACCGGTGTGGTGTTTGACCTCAGCCGCGTGCACCAACTCAACGACGTCGGCCGGCGAATGCTGCTCGAAGCCATCAGCAGACTCACCCTTGATGGGCACCAGGTCACCCTCATCGACCCAGAAACCGTACTCAACTACCCGGATGCGGGCGGCGGAACCCACCCGGATGTGGTGACGACGCTGGAGGATCTGACCAACCGGCGGCCATGA
- a CDS encoding UBP-type zinc finger domain-containing protein → MNSSETGINPLAEPTGTGCVECLNGDGPGWWMHLRRCAECGHIGCCDSSPSQHGTKHARDVEHPVITSFEPGEDWFWNEQTQQFFRGPELAAPHSYPESQPAPGPAGRVPTDWKDHLHR, encoded by the coding sequence ATGAATAGCTCGGAAACTGGTATAAATCCTCTTGCTGAGCCCACTGGCACCGGCTGCGTCGAGTGCCTAAACGGGGACGGACCGGGTTGGTGGATGCACCTGCGCCGGTGTGCTGAGTGCGGGCATATCGGCTGTTGTGACAGTTCTCCCTCTCAGCACGGCACCAAGCATGCACGGGACGTGGAGCACCCGGTGATTACCAGCTTCGAGCCCGGTGAAGACTGGTTCTGGAACGAGCAGACGCAGCAGTTCTTCCGCGGTCCGGAGCTTGCCGCACCGCATTCCTATCCCGAGTCTCAGCCTGCGCCTGGCCCGGCAGGGCGAGTGCCCACCGACTGGAAGGACCATCTGCATCGGTAA
- a CDS encoding VOC family protein, producing MTFFLTVRDVARSRQFYADVLGGEVVLAENPGIIKVANSWIIMNPGGGPTPDKPDISLTAPEPGDPVSSFLNVRVADISAFYAAAKAKGAQFITEPLDRKAEIRCYLRDPDGYLIEVGQATGMLEGVFADSPDQNQGD from the coding sequence TTGACGTTCTTCCTGACTGTGCGTGATGTGGCTCGCTCGCGGCAGTTTTACGCTGATGTCCTCGGCGGGGAGGTCGTTTTGGCCGAGAATCCGGGGATCATCAAGGTTGCGAACAGCTGGATCATCATGAACCCGGGCGGCGGGCCGACACCGGATAAACCGGATATCAGCCTTACCGCTCCCGAACCTGGCGATCCGGTTTCCTCGTTTCTCAATGTGCGGGTGGCCGATATCAGTGCTTTCTACGCAGCGGCCAAAGCGAAGGGTGCTCAGTTCATTACTGAGCCTTTGGACCGGAAAGCGGAGATTCGCTGCTACCTGCGGGATCCGGATGGATACCTGATCGAGGTCGGGCAGGCGACAGGGATGCTGGAGGGCGTATTCGCCGATTCTCCCGATCAGAACCAGGGTGACTAA